The Oncorhynchus nerka isolate Pitt River linkage group LG24, Oner_Uvic_2.0, whole genome shotgun sequence genome has a window encoding:
- the LOC115107640 gene encoding heterogeneous nuclear ribonucleoprotein Q-like isoform X7, producing the protein MMSGDMVTDQVNGNGTEEPMDTTTVDTTAVDTTAAEVKHSDHFQTLLDAGLPQKIAEKLDAIYVAGLVAHSDLDERAIEALKEFNEEGALQVLLQFKESDLSHVQNKSAFLCGVMKTYRQREKQGTKVSDSTKGPDEAKIKALLDRTSYTLDVTTGQRKYGGPPPESVYSGSQPTIGTEIFVGKIPRDLFEDELVPLFEKAGPIWDLRLMMDPLSGLNRGYAFVTFCTKEAASEAVNLCNNHEIRPGKHIGVCISVANNRLFVGSIPKSKTKEQMVEEFAKVTEGLNDVILYHQPDDKKKNRGFCFLEYEDHKTAAQARRRLMSGKVKVWGNVVTVEWADPIEEPDSEVMAKVKVLFVRNLANSVTEEILEKSFGKFGRLERVKKLKDYAFIHFDERDSAVKALAEMNGKDLEGEHIDIVFAKPPDQKRKERKAQRQAAKTNMYDDYYYNYGPPQLPPPTRGGRSRGGGRGGYAYPPDYYGYEDYYDYYGYDYHNYRDGYEDPYYGYDDYQAPARGRGGRSAWGPSPARGRGGAGAFRGRGGFSPRGGPGSSRGGVRGARGGVQQRGRGGGKEVEAGPDL; encoded by the exons ATG ATGTCTGGAGACATGGTGACTGATCAAGTAAATGGAAATGGTACAGAAGAACCAATGGACACAACTACAGTGGACACAACTGCAGTGGACACAACTGCAGCAGAAGTTAAACATTCAGACCATTTCCAGACTTTATTAGACGCTGGTTTACCACAGAAAATTGCTGAAAAATTAGATGCAATTTACGTAGCAG GACTGGTAGCACACAGTGACCTAGATGAAAGGGCTATTGAAGCGTTGAAAGAATTTAATGAAGAAGGTGCTCTGCAAGTCCTGCTTCAGTTTAAGGAAAGTGATCTGTCGCACGTGCAA AACAAAAGTGCATTTCTCTGTGGAGTAATGAAGActtacagacagagggagaagcaaGGGACCAAAGTTTCAGATTCCACAAAGGGACCAGATGAGGCAAAAATAAAG GCTCTGCTTGATAGAACCAGCTATACACTTGATGTGACAACGGGTCAGCGCAAGTATGGAGGCCCCCCCCCAGAGTCTGTGTATTCAGGTTCTCAACCCACTATTGGAACAGAG ATATTTGTTGGGAAAATTCCTCGAGACTTGTTTGAGGACGAGCTGGTGCCGCTCTTTGAGAAGGCGGGACCTATCTGGGATCTACGTCTAATGATGGACCCACTTAGTGGCCTGAACAGGGGGTACGCCTTTGTCACTTTCTGCACTAAAGAGGCTGCCTCAGAGGCAGTAAACCTG TGTAATAATCATGAAATACGCCCCGGCAAACACATTGGAGTGTGTATATCTGTTGCCAATAACCGGCTGTTCGTCGGCTCCATCCCCAAGAGTAAAACGAAAGAGCAGATGGTTGAGGAGTTTGCTAAAGTCACAG AGGGTCTTAATGATGTCATACTGTACCATCAGCCGGATGACAAAAAGAAGAACCGAGGTTTTTGCTTTTTGGAATACGAGGACCATAAAACTGCTGCTCAGGCCAGACGCAGGTTGATGAGTGGCAAGGTGAAAGTCTGGGGGAATGTGGTTACTGTGGAATGGGCAGACCCCATCGAGGAACCCGATTCGGAGGTCATGGCCAAG GTCAAAGTTTTGTTTGTCCGAAACCTTGCGAACAGTGTTACGGAAGAAATACTGGAAAAATCATTCGGCAAGTTTGGTAGACTGGAGCGAGTGAAAAAGCTGAAAGATTACGCGTTCATTCACTTTGATGAGAGGGACAGTGCAGTCAAG GCATTGGCTGAAATGAATGGCAAAGATCTAGAGGGAGAGCACATTGACATAGTCTTTGCAAAGCCCCCCGATCAGAAGAGGAAAGAACGCAAAGCTCAGAGACAAGCAGCCAAAACTAACAT GtatgatgattattattacaACTACGGCCCCCCTCAGTTGCCCCCTCCCACAAGAGGTGGAAGAAGTAGAGGTGGTGGTAGGGGAGGGTATGCTTACCCCCCTGACTATTATGGCTATGAGGATTACTACGATTATTATGGTTATGACTACCACAATTACCGTGACGGATACGAGGACCCCTACTACGGCTATGATGACTATCAGGCTCCCGCAAgaggaagagggggcagaagTGCCTGGGGGCCATCACCAGCCAGAGGCCGAGGCGGTGCAGGTGCTTTCAGGGGCAGAGGTGGCTTCTCACCGCGTGGCGGTCCAGGATCAAGCAGAGGAGGTGTACGAGGTGCCAGAGGAGGTGTGCAGCAGAGAGGCCGCGGCGGG GGAAAAGAGGTCGAGGCCGGTCCTGACCTGTAA
- the LOC115107640 gene encoding heterogeneous nuclear ribonucleoprotein Q-like isoform X6: protein MMSGDMVTDQVNGNGTEEPMDTTTVDTTAVDTTAAEVKHSDHFQTLLDAGLPQKIAEKLDAIYVAGLVAHSDLDERAIEALKEFNEEGALQVLLQFKESDLSHVQNKSAFLCGVMKTYRQREKQGTKVSDSTKGPDEAKIKALLDRTSYTLDVTTGQRKYGGPPPESVYSGSQPTIGTEIFVGKIPRDLFEDELVPLFEKAGPIWDLRLMMDPLSGLNRGYAFVTFCTKEAASEAVNLCNNHEIRPGKHIGVCISVANNRLFVGSIPKSKTKEQMVEEFAKVTEGLNDVILYHQPDDKKKNRGFCFLEYEDHKTAAQARRRLMSGKVKVWGNVVTVEWADPIEEPDSEVMAKVKVLFVRNLANSVTEEILEKSFGKFGRLERVKKLKDYAFIHFDERDSAVKALAEMNGKDLEGEHIDIVFAKPPDQKRKERKAQRQAAKTNMYDDYYYNYGPPQLPPPTRGGRSRGGGRGGYAYPPDYYGYEDYYDYYGYDYHNYRDGYEDPYYGYDDYQAPARGRGGRSAWGPSPARGRGGAGAFRGRGGFSPRGGPGSSRGGVRGARGGVQQRGRGGQGKEVEAGPDL from the exons ATG ATGTCTGGAGACATGGTGACTGATCAAGTAAATGGAAATGGTACAGAAGAACCAATGGACACAACTACAGTGGACACAACTGCAGTGGACACAACTGCAGCAGAAGTTAAACATTCAGACCATTTCCAGACTTTATTAGACGCTGGTTTACCACAGAAAATTGCTGAAAAATTAGATGCAATTTACGTAGCAG GACTGGTAGCACACAGTGACCTAGATGAAAGGGCTATTGAAGCGTTGAAAGAATTTAATGAAGAAGGTGCTCTGCAAGTCCTGCTTCAGTTTAAGGAAAGTGATCTGTCGCACGTGCAA AACAAAAGTGCATTTCTCTGTGGAGTAATGAAGActtacagacagagggagaagcaaGGGACCAAAGTTTCAGATTCCACAAAGGGACCAGATGAGGCAAAAATAAAG GCTCTGCTTGATAGAACCAGCTATACACTTGATGTGACAACGGGTCAGCGCAAGTATGGAGGCCCCCCCCCAGAGTCTGTGTATTCAGGTTCTCAACCCACTATTGGAACAGAG ATATTTGTTGGGAAAATTCCTCGAGACTTGTTTGAGGACGAGCTGGTGCCGCTCTTTGAGAAGGCGGGACCTATCTGGGATCTACGTCTAATGATGGACCCACTTAGTGGCCTGAACAGGGGGTACGCCTTTGTCACTTTCTGCACTAAAGAGGCTGCCTCAGAGGCAGTAAACCTG TGTAATAATCATGAAATACGCCCCGGCAAACACATTGGAGTGTGTATATCTGTTGCCAATAACCGGCTGTTCGTCGGCTCCATCCCCAAGAGTAAAACGAAAGAGCAGATGGTTGAGGAGTTTGCTAAAGTCACAG AGGGTCTTAATGATGTCATACTGTACCATCAGCCGGATGACAAAAAGAAGAACCGAGGTTTTTGCTTTTTGGAATACGAGGACCATAAAACTGCTGCTCAGGCCAGACGCAGGTTGATGAGTGGCAAGGTGAAAGTCTGGGGGAATGTGGTTACTGTGGAATGGGCAGACCCCATCGAGGAACCCGATTCGGAGGTCATGGCCAAG GTCAAAGTTTTGTTTGTCCGAAACCTTGCGAACAGTGTTACGGAAGAAATACTGGAAAAATCATTCGGCAAGTTTGGTAGACTGGAGCGAGTGAAAAAGCTGAAAGATTACGCGTTCATTCACTTTGATGAGAGGGACAGTGCAGTCAAG GCATTGGCTGAAATGAATGGCAAAGATCTAGAGGGAGAGCACATTGACATAGTCTTTGCAAAGCCCCCCGATCAGAAGAGGAAAGAACGCAAAGCTCAGAGACAAGCAGCCAAAACTAACAT GtatgatgattattattacaACTACGGCCCCCCTCAGTTGCCCCCTCCCACAAGAGGTGGAAGAAGTAGAGGTGGTGGTAGGGGAGGGTATGCTTACCCCCCTGACTATTATGGCTATGAGGATTACTACGATTATTATGGTTATGACTACCACAATTACCGTGACGGATACGAGGACCCCTACTACGGCTATGATGACTATCAGGCTCCCGCAAgaggaagagggggcagaagTGCCTGGGGGCCATCACCAGCCAGAGGCCGAGGCGGTGCAGGTGCTTTCAGGGGCAGAGGTGGCTTCTCACCGCGTGGCGGTCCAGGATCAAGCAGAGGAGGTGTACGAGGTGCCAGAGGAGGTGTGCAGCAGAGAGGCCGCGGCGGG CAGGGAAAAGAGGTCGAGGCCGGTCCTGACCTGTAA
- the LOC115107640 gene encoding heterogeneous nuclear ribonucleoprotein Q-like isoform X2: protein MMSGDMVTDQVNGNGTEEPMDTTTVDTTAVDTTAAEVKHSDHFQTLLDAGLPQKIAEKLDAIYVAGLVAHSDLDERAIEALKEFNEEGALQVLLQFKESDLSHVQNKSAFLCGVMKTYRQREKQGTKVSDSTKGPDEAKIKALLDRTSYTLDVTTGQRKYGGPPPESVYSGSQPTIGTEIFVGKIPRDLFEDELVPLFEKAGPIWDLRLMMDPLSGLNRGYAFVTFCTKEAASEAVNLCNNHEIRPGKHIGVCISVANNRLFVGSIPKSKTKEQMVEEFAKVTEGLNDVILYHQPDDKKKNRGFCFLEYEDHKTAAQARRRLMSGKVKVWGNVVTVEWADPIEEPDSEVMAKVKVLFVRNLANSVTEEILEKSFGKFGRLERVKKLKDYAFIHFDERDSAVKALAEMNGKDLEGEHIDIVFAKPPDQKRKERKAQRQAAKTNMYDDYYYNYGPPQLPPPTRGGRSRGGGRGGYAYPPDYYGYEDYYDYYGYDYHNYRDGYEDPYYGYDDYQAPARGRGGRSAWGPSPARGRGGAGAFRGRGGFSPRGGPGSSRGGVRGARGGVQQRGRGGVRGARGGRGGNVGGKRKADGYNQPDSKRRQTNNQNWGSQPITQQPLQGGDRSAGKRGRGRS from the exons ATG ATGTCTGGAGACATGGTGACTGATCAAGTAAATGGAAATGGTACAGAAGAACCAATGGACACAACTACAGTGGACACAACTGCAGTGGACACAACTGCAGCAGAAGTTAAACATTCAGACCATTTCCAGACTTTATTAGACGCTGGTTTACCACAGAAAATTGCTGAAAAATTAGATGCAATTTACGTAGCAG GACTGGTAGCACACAGTGACCTAGATGAAAGGGCTATTGAAGCGTTGAAAGAATTTAATGAAGAAGGTGCTCTGCAAGTCCTGCTTCAGTTTAAGGAAAGTGATCTGTCGCACGTGCAA AACAAAAGTGCATTTCTCTGTGGAGTAATGAAGActtacagacagagggagaagcaaGGGACCAAAGTTTCAGATTCCACAAAGGGACCAGATGAGGCAAAAATAAAG GCTCTGCTTGATAGAACCAGCTATACACTTGATGTGACAACGGGTCAGCGCAAGTATGGAGGCCCCCCCCCAGAGTCTGTGTATTCAGGTTCTCAACCCACTATTGGAACAGAG ATATTTGTTGGGAAAATTCCTCGAGACTTGTTTGAGGACGAGCTGGTGCCGCTCTTTGAGAAGGCGGGACCTATCTGGGATCTACGTCTAATGATGGACCCACTTAGTGGCCTGAACAGGGGGTACGCCTTTGTCACTTTCTGCACTAAAGAGGCTGCCTCAGAGGCAGTAAACCTG TGTAATAATCATGAAATACGCCCCGGCAAACACATTGGAGTGTGTATATCTGTTGCCAATAACCGGCTGTTCGTCGGCTCCATCCCCAAGAGTAAAACGAAAGAGCAGATGGTTGAGGAGTTTGCTAAAGTCACAG AGGGTCTTAATGATGTCATACTGTACCATCAGCCGGATGACAAAAAGAAGAACCGAGGTTTTTGCTTTTTGGAATACGAGGACCATAAAACTGCTGCTCAGGCCAGACGCAGGTTGATGAGTGGCAAGGTGAAAGTCTGGGGGAATGTGGTTACTGTGGAATGGGCAGACCCCATCGAGGAACCCGATTCGGAGGTCATGGCCAAG GTCAAAGTTTTGTTTGTCCGAAACCTTGCGAACAGTGTTACGGAAGAAATACTGGAAAAATCATTCGGCAAGTTTGGTAGACTGGAGCGAGTGAAAAAGCTGAAAGATTACGCGTTCATTCACTTTGATGAGAGGGACAGTGCAGTCAAG GCATTGGCTGAAATGAATGGCAAAGATCTAGAGGGAGAGCACATTGACATAGTCTTTGCAAAGCCCCCCGATCAGAAGAGGAAAGAACGCAAAGCTCAGAGACAAGCAGCCAAAACTAACAT GtatgatgattattattacaACTACGGCCCCCCTCAGTTGCCCCCTCCCACAAGAGGTGGAAGAAGTAGAGGTGGTGGTAGGGGAGGGTATGCTTACCCCCCTGACTATTATGGCTATGAGGATTACTACGATTATTATGGTTATGACTACCACAATTACCGTGACGGATACGAGGACCCCTACTACGGCTATGATGACTATCAGGCTCCCGCAAgaggaagagggggcagaagTGCCTGGGGGCCATCACCAGCCAGAGGCCGAGGCGGTGCAGGTGCTTTCAGGGGCAGAGGTGGCTTCTCACCGCGTGGCGGTCCAGGATCAAGCAGAGGAGGTGTACGAGGTGCCAGAGGAGGTGTGCAGCAGAGAGGCCGCGGCGGGGTACGTGGTGCAAGGGGTGGCCGCGGTGGAAATGTAGGAGGAAAGCGCAAAGCTGATGGGTACAACCAGCCAGATTCCAAGCGGCGCCAGACCAATAATCAGAACTGGGGCTCTCAACCCATTACTCAGCAACCGCTCCAAGGTGGTGATCGTTCTG CAGGGAAAAGAGGTCGAGGCCGGTCCTGA
- the LOC115107640 gene encoding heterogeneous nuclear ribonucleoprotein Q-like isoform X5 — translation MMSGDMVTDQVNGNGTEEPMDTTTVDTTAVDTTAAEVKHSDHFQTLLDAGLPQKIAEKLDAIYVAGLVAHSDLDERAIEALKEFNEEGALQVLLQFKESDLSHVQNKSAFLCGVMKTYRQREKQGTKVSDSTKGPDEAKIKALLDRTSYTLDVTTGQRKYGGPPPESVYSGSQPTIGTEIFVGKIPRDLFEDELVPLFEKAGPIWDLRLMMDPLSGLNRGYAFVTFCTKEAASEAVNLCNNHEIRPGKHIGVCISVANNRLFVGSIPKSKTKEQMVEEFAKVTEGLNDVILYHQPDDKKKNRGFCFLEYEDHKTAAQARRRLMSGKVKVWGNVVTVEWADPIEEPDSEVMAKVKVLFVRNLANSVTEEILEKSFGKFGRLERVKKLKDYAFIHFDERDSAVKALAEMNGKDLEGEHIDIVFAKPPDQKRKERKAQRQAAKTNMYDDYYYNYGPPQLPPPTRGGRSRGGGRGGYAYPPDYYGYEDYYDYYGYDYHNYRDGYEDPYYGYDDYQAPARGRGGRSAWGPSPARGRGGAGAFRGRGGFSPRGGPGSSRGGVRGARGGVQQRGRGGVRGARGGRGGNVGGKRKADGYNQPDSKRRQTNNQNWGSQPITQQPLQGKRGRGRS, via the exons ATG ATGTCTGGAGACATGGTGACTGATCAAGTAAATGGAAATGGTACAGAAGAACCAATGGACACAACTACAGTGGACACAACTGCAGTGGACACAACTGCAGCAGAAGTTAAACATTCAGACCATTTCCAGACTTTATTAGACGCTGGTTTACCACAGAAAATTGCTGAAAAATTAGATGCAATTTACGTAGCAG GACTGGTAGCACACAGTGACCTAGATGAAAGGGCTATTGAAGCGTTGAAAGAATTTAATGAAGAAGGTGCTCTGCAAGTCCTGCTTCAGTTTAAGGAAAGTGATCTGTCGCACGTGCAA AACAAAAGTGCATTTCTCTGTGGAGTAATGAAGActtacagacagagggagaagcaaGGGACCAAAGTTTCAGATTCCACAAAGGGACCAGATGAGGCAAAAATAAAG GCTCTGCTTGATAGAACCAGCTATACACTTGATGTGACAACGGGTCAGCGCAAGTATGGAGGCCCCCCCCCAGAGTCTGTGTATTCAGGTTCTCAACCCACTATTGGAACAGAG ATATTTGTTGGGAAAATTCCTCGAGACTTGTTTGAGGACGAGCTGGTGCCGCTCTTTGAGAAGGCGGGACCTATCTGGGATCTACGTCTAATGATGGACCCACTTAGTGGCCTGAACAGGGGGTACGCCTTTGTCACTTTCTGCACTAAAGAGGCTGCCTCAGAGGCAGTAAACCTG TGTAATAATCATGAAATACGCCCCGGCAAACACATTGGAGTGTGTATATCTGTTGCCAATAACCGGCTGTTCGTCGGCTCCATCCCCAAGAGTAAAACGAAAGAGCAGATGGTTGAGGAGTTTGCTAAAGTCACAG AGGGTCTTAATGATGTCATACTGTACCATCAGCCGGATGACAAAAAGAAGAACCGAGGTTTTTGCTTTTTGGAATACGAGGACCATAAAACTGCTGCTCAGGCCAGACGCAGGTTGATGAGTGGCAAGGTGAAAGTCTGGGGGAATGTGGTTACTGTGGAATGGGCAGACCCCATCGAGGAACCCGATTCGGAGGTCATGGCCAAG GTCAAAGTTTTGTTTGTCCGAAACCTTGCGAACAGTGTTACGGAAGAAATACTGGAAAAATCATTCGGCAAGTTTGGTAGACTGGAGCGAGTGAAAAAGCTGAAAGATTACGCGTTCATTCACTTTGATGAGAGGGACAGTGCAGTCAAG GCATTGGCTGAAATGAATGGCAAAGATCTAGAGGGAGAGCACATTGACATAGTCTTTGCAAAGCCCCCCGATCAGAAGAGGAAAGAACGCAAAGCTCAGAGACAAGCAGCCAAAACTAACAT GtatgatgattattattacaACTACGGCCCCCCTCAGTTGCCCCCTCCCACAAGAGGTGGAAGAAGTAGAGGTGGTGGTAGGGGAGGGTATGCTTACCCCCCTGACTATTATGGCTATGAGGATTACTACGATTATTATGGTTATGACTACCACAATTACCGTGACGGATACGAGGACCCCTACTACGGCTATGATGACTATCAGGCTCCCGCAAgaggaagagggggcagaagTGCCTGGGGGCCATCACCAGCCAGAGGCCGAGGCGGTGCAGGTGCTTTCAGGGGCAGAGGTGGCTTCTCACCGCGTGGCGGTCCAGGATCAAGCAGAGGAGGTGTACGAGGTGCCAGAGGAGGTGTGCAGCAGAGAGGCCGCGGCGGGGTACGTGGTGCAAGGGGTGGCCGCGGTGGAAATGTAGGAGGAAAGCGCAAAGCTGATGGGTACAACCAGCCAGATTCCAAGCGGCGCCAGACCAATAATCAGAACTGGGGCTCTCAACCCATTACTCAGCAACCGCTCCAAG GGAAAAGAGGTCGAGGCCGGTCCTGA
- the LOC115107640 gene encoding heterogeneous nuclear ribonucleoprotein Q-like isoform X4: MMSGDMVTDQVNGNGTEEPMDTTTVDTTAVDTTAAEVKHSDHFQTLLDAGLPQKIAEKLDAIYVAGLVAHSDLDERAIEALKEFNEEGALQVLLQFKESDLSHVQNKSAFLCGVMKTYRQREKQGTKVSDSTKGPDEAKIKALLDRTSYTLDVTTGQRKYGGPPPESVYSGSQPTIGTEIFVGKIPRDLFEDELVPLFEKAGPIWDLRLMMDPLSGLNRGYAFVTFCTKEAASEAVNLCNNHEIRPGKHIGVCISVANNRLFVGSIPKSKTKEQMVEEFAKVTEGLNDVILYHQPDDKKKNRGFCFLEYEDHKTAAQARRRLMSGKVKVWGNVVTVEWADPIEEPDSEVMAKVKVLFVRNLANSVTEEILEKSFGKFGRLERVKKLKDYAFIHFDERDSAVKALAEMNGKDLEGEHIDIVFAKPPDQKRKERKAQRQAAKTNMYDDYYYNYGPPQLPPPTRGGRSRGGGRGGYAYPPDYYGYEDYYDYYGYDYHNYRDGYEDPYYGYDDYQAPARGRGGRSAWGPSPARGRGGAGAFRGRGGFSPRGGPGSSRGGVRGARGGVQQRGRGGVRGARGGRGGNVGGKRKADGYNQPDSKRRQTNNQNWGSQPITQQPLQAGKRGRGRS, from the exons ATG ATGTCTGGAGACATGGTGACTGATCAAGTAAATGGAAATGGTACAGAAGAACCAATGGACACAACTACAGTGGACACAACTGCAGTGGACACAACTGCAGCAGAAGTTAAACATTCAGACCATTTCCAGACTTTATTAGACGCTGGTTTACCACAGAAAATTGCTGAAAAATTAGATGCAATTTACGTAGCAG GACTGGTAGCACACAGTGACCTAGATGAAAGGGCTATTGAAGCGTTGAAAGAATTTAATGAAGAAGGTGCTCTGCAAGTCCTGCTTCAGTTTAAGGAAAGTGATCTGTCGCACGTGCAA AACAAAAGTGCATTTCTCTGTGGAGTAATGAAGActtacagacagagggagaagcaaGGGACCAAAGTTTCAGATTCCACAAAGGGACCAGATGAGGCAAAAATAAAG GCTCTGCTTGATAGAACCAGCTATACACTTGATGTGACAACGGGTCAGCGCAAGTATGGAGGCCCCCCCCCAGAGTCTGTGTATTCAGGTTCTCAACCCACTATTGGAACAGAG ATATTTGTTGGGAAAATTCCTCGAGACTTGTTTGAGGACGAGCTGGTGCCGCTCTTTGAGAAGGCGGGACCTATCTGGGATCTACGTCTAATGATGGACCCACTTAGTGGCCTGAACAGGGGGTACGCCTTTGTCACTTTCTGCACTAAAGAGGCTGCCTCAGAGGCAGTAAACCTG TGTAATAATCATGAAATACGCCCCGGCAAACACATTGGAGTGTGTATATCTGTTGCCAATAACCGGCTGTTCGTCGGCTCCATCCCCAAGAGTAAAACGAAAGAGCAGATGGTTGAGGAGTTTGCTAAAGTCACAG AGGGTCTTAATGATGTCATACTGTACCATCAGCCGGATGACAAAAAGAAGAACCGAGGTTTTTGCTTTTTGGAATACGAGGACCATAAAACTGCTGCTCAGGCCAGACGCAGGTTGATGAGTGGCAAGGTGAAAGTCTGGGGGAATGTGGTTACTGTGGAATGGGCAGACCCCATCGAGGAACCCGATTCGGAGGTCATGGCCAAG GTCAAAGTTTTGTTTGTCCGAAACCTTGCGAACAGTGTTACGGAAGAAATACTGGAAAAATCATTCGGCAAGTTTGGTAGACTGGAGCGAGTGAAAAAGCTGAAAGATTACGCGTTCATTCACTTTGATGAGAGGGACAGTGCAGTCAAG GCATTGGCTGAAATGAATGGCAAAGATCTAGAGGGAGAGCACATTGACATAGTCTTTGCAAAGCCCCCCGATCAGAAGAGGAAAGAACGCAAAGCTCAGAGACAAGCAGCCAAAACTAACAT GtatgatgattattattacaACTACGGCCCCCCTCAGTTGCCCCCTCCCACAAGAGGTGGAAGAAGTAGAGGTGGTGGTAGGGGAGGGTATGCTTACCCCCCTGACTATTATGGCTATGAGGATTACTACGATTATTATGGTTATGACTACCACAATTACCGTGACGGATACGAGGACCCCTACTACGGCTATGATGACTATCAGGCTCCCGCAAgaggaagagggggcagaagTGCCTGGGGGCCATCACCAGCCAGAGGCCGAGGCGGTGCAGGTGCTTTCAGGGGCAGAGGTGGCTTCTCACCGCGTGGCGGTCCAGGATCAAGCAGAGGAGGTGTACGAGGTGCCAGAGGAGGTGTGCAGCAGAGAGGCCGCGGCGGGGTACGTGGTGCAAGGGGTGGCCGCGGTGGAAATGTAGGAGGAAAGCGCAAAGCTGATGGGTACAACCAGCCAGATTCCAAGCGGCGCCAGACCAATAATCAGAACTGGGGCTCTCAACCCATTACTCAGCAACCGCTCCAAG CAGGGAAAAGAGGTCGAGGCCGGTCCTGA